One stretch of Cydia pomonella isolate Wapato2018A chromosome 24, ilCydPomo1, whole genome shotgun sequence DNA includes these proteins:
- the LOC133530993 gene encoding zinc finger protein 148-like: MKDSSYHFVNVEEIIGQDNSGSENHSENKDSLKLSTLDQDSRYLTENSEDITKPKYYRLDRVVFAESINHGETTAEELGEQEDLGEIKFVDNVIVKTRPGKRNRYFIDIKDDSLECPMSTCSQTFNTKTLLKAHIRKVHCATTKYVCEECGAGFTAPYLLKRHSAVHGSKVQCGICEKWLSRRTE, translated from the exons atgAAGGACTCAAGTTATCATTTTGTGAATGTTGAGGAAATAATTGGTCAAGACAACAGTGGCTCTGAAAATCATAGTGAAAATAAAGAT AGTCTGAAGCTATCAACTTTGGATCAGGATTCTCGCTACCTAACTGAAAATTCTGAGGACATCACAAAACCTAAATACTACCGGCTGGACCGAGTAGTGTTTGCTGAGTCTATAAACCACGGGGAAACTACTGCAGAAGAACTAG GTGAACAGGAAGATTTAGGAGAAATAAAATTTGTTGACAATGTCATAGTGAAGACTAGACCTGGCAAAAGAAAtagatattttattgatatcaaaGATGACTCTCTGGAGTGTCCTATg tCAACCTGCTCCCAAACTTTCAACACCAAAACACTTCTTAAGGCCCACATACGGAAAGTCCACTGCGCCACCACCAAATATGTGTGTGAAGAGTGTGGCGCGGGTTTTACTGCACCATATTTATTGAAGAGGCACTCCGCTGTTCATGGGAGTAAGGTGCAGTGTGGGATTTGTGAGAAATGGCTTAGTCGGCGGACTGAGTAA
- the LOC133531159 gene encoding methylosome subunit pICln-like yields MVVVSSTFSAPVDGVLSQTPGTKLLVDGQELGTATLYITENNVVWGGGVGANGGASATISLLYPNISLHAIQREPVPALFVVLGHELRLPELNQAAGDANEDDDDEEFDADDPPSTNLLFVPQNESDLQPMYQAMIQGQTLHPDPEDELDEDPYMDGEEFDEGDEEFEDAEESNASPEDAAARLRTLRLEHANGTHADEAEDEIADE; encoded by the exons ATGGTTGTTGTTTCCTCCACCTTTTCGGCTCCCGTTGATGGTGTACTGTCTCAAACTCCGGGCACAAAACTCCTGGTAGATGGCCAAGAACTAGGGACTGCTACATTATACATCACAGAAAA caatGTAGTGTGGGGCGGCGGCGTCGGCGCCAACGGCGGAGCCTCAGCCACCATTTCTCTGCTCTACCCAAATATCTCACTGCACGCCATACAGCGGGAGCCTGTGCCTGCACTGTTTGTGGTACTCGGACATGAACTTAG GCTTCCTGAGCTAAACCAGGCAGCGGGCGATGCCaatgaagatgatgatgatgaagagtTTGATGCTGATGACCCACCCTCCACAAATCTGCT GTTCGTCCCTCAAAACGAGTCAGACCTTCAGCCGATGTACCAGGCCATGATTCAAGGACAGACCCTACACCCAGACCCGGAGGATGAGCTCGACGAGGACCCTTATATGGACGGCGAGGAGTTTGATGAAG GAGACGAGGAGTTCGAAGACGCCGAGGAAAGCAACGCGAGCCCCGAGGATGCTGCAGCGCGCCTGCGGACCCTCCGCCTCGAGCACGCCAACGGGACACATGCAGATG aGGCAGAAGACGAAATAGCAGACGAGTGA